Proteins encoded together in one Impatiens glandulifera chromosome 1, dImpGla2.1, whole genome shotgun sequence window:
- the LOC124921735 gene encoding calmodulin-binding protein 60 B-like, with the protein MSGNLPSGLANPQIQPTVLEEICSEFIKGIDGASLLHIAFEQIVRPIVKKEIEQQLKYLNNGKCYSGAAGSSSEPRYLELRFSSNVSETVWTAEPIRGEGNSSILVTLFDVHTGEAVISGPEASAKLEIVILKGSFDRDDWTAEEFSQNIIKEMNEKKILKGNVLLELKGGIGTLGDLSILHDKNWKPVSKLRLGARFVDTFQNIRVKEAKTNTFTMKDKRMKDNRKGVEVVSLSDNVSRLKNIGQRGPIVERLMEKNIKTIKDFLSLYFARPDELRRILGRGWSEAKMQATINHALKCKGSTALKCDAQKLVEYAFDNKEEGVVCDETLPPLVSHTTTASWASMMGEDVVAETSVGTAFISEEERNASLFYDPLLIIKNGHDHSTTTSGGIISSSDNDHSWDVIGKNDPNNIFQVPDMDDFNWTNHHILLP; encoded by the exons ATGTCGGGCAATCTTCCGTCAGGACTTGCTAATCCCCAAATCCAACCAACTGTTTTGGAGGAGATCTGTTCGGAGTTTATAAA AGGGATCGATGGCGCATCACTTCTGCACATTGCTTTCGAGCAGATAGTTCGACCAATT GTAAAAAAGGAAATTGAACAGCAGCTGAAATATCTCAACAATGGAAAATG CTATTCTGGTGCTGCTGGCAGCTCTTCTGAACCGAGATACTTGGAATTACGATTCTCATCTAATGTTTCGGAGACTGTATGGACAGCAGAACCCATACGAGGTGAAGGGAACAGCTCCATTTTAGTAACTCTATTTGATGTTCATACTGGCGAAGCTGTCATCTCCGGACCAGAAGCTTCGGCAAAATTGGAAATAGTTATCCTAAAGGGAAGCTTTGACAGAGATGATTGGACAGCAGAAGAGTTCagccaaaatattataaaggaaatgaatgagaaaaaaatCCTCAAGGGAAATGTTCTTCTTGAACTAAAAGGCGGCATAGGAACCTTGGGCGACCTCTCGATCTTGCATGATAAGAATTGGAAGCCGGTTAGTAAGCTAAGGCTTGGAGCAAGATTCGTGGATACTTTTCAGAATATCAGAGTAAAGGAAGCAAAGACAAACACTTTCACTATGAAAGACAAAAGGATGAAAG ATAATAGGAAGGGCGTAGAAGTAGTATCTCTAAGTGATAATGTAAGCCGCCTGAAAAACATTGGACAACGTGGGCCTATTGTTGAGCGTTTGAtggaaaaaaacataaaaactatAAAAGATTTTCTAAGTCTATATTTTGCACGCCCTGATGAGCTGCGGAGG ATCCTTGGGCGTGGCTGGAGTGAGGCGAAAATGCAGGCTACTATAAATCATGCTCTTAAATGCAAGGGAAGCACTGCACTTAAG TGTGATGCACAAAAACTTGTGGAATATGCTTTTGATAACAAGGAGGAGGGAGTTGTTTGCGATGAAACTTTACCGCCTTTAGTTTCACATACTACTACTGCTTCTTGGGCTTCCATGATGGGTGAGGATGTTGTTGCAGAGACATCAGTTGGAACTGCTTTCATCAGTGAAGAAGAGAGAAATGCTTCACTTTTTTATGATCCTCTCTTAATCATAAAAAATGGACATGATCATTCTACTACTACTTCAGGGGGGATAATCTCGAGCTCTGATAATGATCATTCTTGGGATGTTATTGGCAAAAATGATCCTAATAATATCTTTCAGGTACCAGATATGGATGATTTTAACTGGACTAATCATCATATTCTTCTCCCATGA